A window of the Amblyraja radiata isolate CabotCenter1 chromosome 5, sAmbRad1.1.pri, whole genome shotgun sequence genome harbors these coding sequences:
- the tmem200a gene encoding transmembrane protein 200A, with product MIATGGVITGLAALKRQDSARSQHLHHPPPAPEKRRVKRKPKPDVVVVRGKIRLYSPSGFFLFLGILILIVGIAMAVLGYWPQEMDKKHPATSKSGMSDNGSHVISDHAGVLVEFFEQHLHSDKMKMIGPFTMGIGIFIFICANAILHENRDKETKVIHMQDIYSTVIDIHSQRIKDQIHMNGAWTGHSGDSNLKCYDNQCTAKLAANVLLSFSGSSKDRIAATKWNSYDEEDGLPKEINMLLHPKTSTASGTFHRMQTEAQKERSSNSKKCETKSIVSSSINAFTLPVIKLNNCVIDEPELDNITEDSELSKGRERHSSMASLTVPSTDVNDSYKPLNPRLSRSNTTAGGGNCTFPPCAPSETSMGKFLSPGFPKKEFGSNNSLHILSCHSKSLDLERGPLTLTVQTEQRKHPSWPRLDRSNSKGYVKLENKEDPMDTLPAPQTPVKGGYTNKEKLLMISRSHNNLSFENNEFLDNKLRHGASETRF from the coding sequence ATGATAGCAACAGGCGGTGTAATAACGGGACTTGCAGCCCTGAAAAGACAGGACTCAGCGAGATCACAGCATCTTCATCATCCTCCTCCTGCTCCAGAGAAAAGGAGAGTCAAACGCAAGCCGAAACCTGATGTTGTTGTTGTAAGAGGCAAAATCAGACTGTATTCCCCATCAGGATTTTTCCTTTTTCttggaattttaattttaatagttGGGATTGCAATGGCAGTTCTTGGATATTGgccacaggagatggacaagAAACATCCTGCAAcgtccaaatctgggatgtcagataATGGGTCTCATGTAATATCAGACCATGCTGGAGTTTTAGTGGAATTTTTTGAACAGCACTTACACTCTGACAAAATGAAAATGATTGGCCCTTTCACAATGGGGATTGGGATATTCATATTTATATGTGCTAATGCTATACTGCATGAAAATAGGGACAAAGAAACAAAAGTGATACATATGCAAGATATTTATTCTACAGTCATTGATATCCATAGCCAAAGAATTAAAGACCAAATACATATGAATGGGGCTTGGACTGGCCACTCTGGGGATTCTAATCTCAAATGTTATGACAACCAATGTACAGCTAAACTGGCTGCAAATGTACTGCTGTCATTTTCGGGATCATCGAAGGATAGAATCGCTGCAACAAAATGGAACTCTTATGATGAAGAGGATGGACTACCCAAGGAAATCAACATGCTTTTACACCCCAAAACCTCAACAGCATCAGGCACCTTCCATAGGATGCAGACAGAAGCTCAGAAAGAGAGAAGCAGCAATTCTAAAAAGTGTGAGACCAAGTCTATTGTCTCATCATCTATCAACGCTTTCACTCTCCCCGTCATTAAACTTAACAACTGTGTGATCGATGAGCCCGAACTTGACAATATCACAGAGGATTCTGAGCTCAGTAAAGGTAGGGAAAGACACTCGTCTATGGCTTCCTTAACAGTACCATCAACCGAtgtcaatgactcttacaaaccacTTAATCCACGTCTATCAAGAAGCAACACTACTGCAGGAGGTGGAAACTGCACTTTCCCACCTTGTGCACCTTCTGAAACATCCATGGGAAAATTTCTATCACCTGGTTTTCCCAAGAAAGAGTTTGGATCAAACAATTCCCTTCATATATTGTCCTGTCACTCAAAGTCTTTGGACTTGGAGAGAGGACCGTTAACACTTACAGTTCAAACAGAACAAAGAAAGCATCCAAGTTGGCCGAGACTTGATCGTAGTAACAGCAAGGGTTATGTGAAACTGGAGAATAAAGAGGATCCTATGGACACACTACCTGCACCACAAACCCCTGTAAAAGGTGGCTATACAAATAAAGAGAAATTACTAATGATCTCTAGATCTCATAATAACCTAAGTTTTGAAAACAATGAATTTTTAGATAACAAGTTAAGACATGGAGCTTCAGAAACAAGATTTTGA